In one Bacillus sp. SM2101 genomic region, the following are encoded:
- a CDS encoding DNA translocase FtsK, giving the protein MAKRKRRRSKKTNKWQAALTFELIGLLLIAITSIAIAKLGVVGSSLVLLFRFFSGEWYMLILIGFLWLAIFLLWKREWPSFFSRRLIGVYLILLSLMLLSHVALFQALTEQGPFQSPSVIKNTWELYNLEINGETTQPDLGGGMIGAFLFAAFHYLFDSLGTKWLALLFIVIGIILITGKTLQETLLKVAVPVVDFFKKQWVSFIEDIKEFFSKTNKRKHKEERKTKPKKEKLDTDTEQIEEDYVVESVDVTPVISDFTDKVQEPIEQKNEEQSEEKEQVPNVEENIHIDQSGPLTFKEAENIHYELPSIDLLYAPKQTNQRSEHNSVYANARKLEKTFQSFGVNAKVTKVHLGPAVTKYEVYPDVGVKVSKIVNLNDDLALALAAKDIRIEAPIPGKSAVGIEVPNDEVATVLLREVLESKEKNNEDNKLLIGLGRDISGEPILAQLNKMPHLLVAGATGSGKSVCINGIITSILMRAKPHEVKMMMIDPKMVELNMYNGIPHLLAPVVTDPKKASQALKKVVNEMERRYELFSHTGTRNIEGYNDYINRFNDEGEENQPNLPYIVVIVDELADLMMVASSDVEDAITRLAQMARAAGIHLIIATQRPSVDVITGIIKANIPSRIAFSVSSQTDSRTILDMGGAEKLLGRGDMLFLPVGASKPTRVQGAFLSDDEVETIVDYVISQQKAQYQEEMIPEEVNEAQEEVSDELYDDAVQLVLEMQTASVSMLQRRFRIGYTRAARLIDAMEDRGIVGPYEGSKPRTVLVSQHNEDVGS; this is encoded by the coding sequence GTGGCAAAAAGGAAAAGAAGGAGATCAAAAAAGACAAACAAATGGCAAGCAGCCCTTACCTTTGAATTGATAGGACTTTTGCTAATTGCAATCACTAGTATTGCCATTGCCAAATTAGGTGTTGTAGGGTCTAGTCTTGTGTTGTTATTCCGTTTTTTTAGCGGTGAATGGTATATGCTCATTCTTATTGGCTTTCTTTGGCTTGCCATATTTTTATTATGGAAACGAGAATGGCCATCTTTTTTTAGCAGAAGGTTAATCGGCGTATATTTAATCCTGCTATCACTCATGTTATTAAGTCATGTTGCATTATTCCAGGCCCTAACCGAACAAGGACCATTTCAAAGCCCAAGCGTTATAAAAAATACGTGGGAGCTATATAATTTAGAAATTAATGGAGAAACTACTCAACCTGATCTTGGTGGAGGAATGATTGGTGCCTTTTTATTTGCCGCTTTTCATTATTTGTTTGATAGTTTAGGTACTAAGTGGCTTGCACTATTATTTATCGTTATTGGTATTATTTTAATTACAGGTAAAACCCTTCAAGAAACTTTGTTAAAAGTAGCAGTACCTGTTGTGGATTTCTTCAAAAAGCAATGGGTATCATTTATCGAAGATATAAAGGAATTTTTTAGCAAAACAAATAAAAGGAAGCACAAGGAAGAACGGAAGACAAAGCCGAAAAAAGAAAAGCTAGATACCGATACAGAACAAATAGAAGAGGACTATGTTGTCGAATCAGTTGATGTCACCCCTGTTATTTCAGACTTCACAGACAAGGTTCAAGAACCTATTGAGCAAAAAAATGAAGAACAAAGTGAAGAGAAAGAGCAGGTACCAAATGTTGAGGAGAATATTCATATCGATCAGAGTGGTCCATTGACCTTTAAAGAAGCGGAAAATATTCATTATGAGCTACCATCTATCGACTTACTGTACGCTCCAAAACAAACTAATCAGCGTAGTGAACATAATAGCGTTTATGCAAACGCAAGAAAACTAGAAAAAACATTCCAAAGTTTTGGTGTAAATGCTAAAGTAACTAAAGTTCATTTAGGGCCTGCTGTTACTAAATATGAAGTTTATCCGGATGTAGGTGTTAAAGTAAGTAAAATTGTCAATTTAAACGATGACCTTGCATTAGCACTTGCGGCAAAAGATATTAGGATCGAAGCACCAATCCCAGGAAAATCCGCAGTAGGTATAGAAGTTCCTAACGATGAAGTTGCAACTGTACTACTTCGTGAAGTGTTGGAATCAAAAGAAAAAAATAATGAAGATAACAAATTACTAATTGGTCTAGGACGAGATATATCTGGTGAACCGATACTTGCACAATTAAATAAAATGCCACACTTACTTGTCGCAGGAGCGACAGGTAGTGGTAAAAGTGTATGTATTAATGGAATTATCACGAGCATCTTAATGAGAGCAAAACCGCACGAAGTAAAAATGATGATGATAGATCCGAAGATGGTAGAGTTAAATATGTATAATGGTATCCCTCATTTATTAGCGCCGGTTGTAACAGACCCTAAGAAGGCATCACAAGCTTTAAAGAAAGTTGTTAATGAAATGGAAAGACGGTATGAGTTATTTTCTCATACAGGGACACGTAATATTGAAGGTTATAATGATTACATTAACAGGTTTAATGATGAAGGTGAAGAAAACCAGCCAAATTTGCCATACATCGTCGTGATAGTGGACGAGCTTGCAGATTTAATGATGGTAGCTTCGTCTGATGTAGAGGATGCGATTACAAGACTTGCTCAAATGGCTCGTGCAGCTGGTATCCATTTAATTATTGCCACTCAACGACCGTCAGTCGACGTTATCACTGGAATAATTAAGGCAAATATCCCTTCAAGAATAGCATTTAGCGTCTCATCACAAACAGATTCTAGAACGATACTCGATATGGGTGGTGCTGAAAAATTATTAGGTAGAGGTGACATGCTATTTTTACCAGTTGGAGCATCAAAACCTACCCGAGTTCAAGGGGCATTTCTTTCAGATGATGAAGTTGAAACCATCGTAGATTATGTGATTTCACAACAAAAAGCACAATATCAAGAAGAGATGATTCCAGAAGAAGTGAATGAAGCACAAGAAGAAGTTAGTGATGAACTTTATGATGATGCGGTTCAATTGGTGTTAGAAATGCAAACGGCAAGCGTGTCAATGTTACAGCGCCGTTTTCGAATCGGTTATACAAGAGCAGCAAGATTAATAGATGCAATGGAGGACAGGGGTATTGTGGGACCTTATGAAGGTAGTAAACCACGAACAGTATTAGTGTCACAACATAATGAAGATGTAGGATCATAA
- a CDS encoding GntR family transcriptional regulator: protein MSIKSDNRQLYLQVIDKIKEDIENGLYKEKEKLPSEFELSKLLGVSRATLREALRVLEEENVVTRRHGVGTFVNSKPLFTSGIEQLNSVTNMILQGGMKPGTIFLSSTKQGPTEDDQKRFHCDENEEILLVERVRTANGEPVVYCIDKILTNILPDNYSHDEESMFEVLNLEAGVEISYAVANIKPLGYHEKISPILQCDPETALLVLKQLHFDTNDRPILYSLNYFKADKFSFHVLRKRL from the coding sequence ATGTCAATCAAGTCAGACAATAGACAGTTATATTTACAGGTAATTGATAAAATAAAAGAAGATATTGAAAACGGTTTATACAAAGAAAAAGAAAAATTACCTTCTGAGTTTGAATTGTCAAAACTACTTGGAGTGAGTAGAGCGACTCTACGCGAAGCTCTACGGGTACTTGAAGAAGAAAATGTTGTCACTAGGAGACACGGAGTAGGGACATTTGTAAACTCCAAACCACTGTTTACGTCTGGAATCGAACAACTAAATAGTGTAACAAACATGATCCTTCAAGGTGGAATGAAGCCTGGAACCATTTTTCTTTCTTCAACGAAACAAGGACCGACTGAAGATGATCAAAAAAGGTTTCATTGTGATGAAAATGAAGAAATTTTATTAGTTGAACGTGTGAGAACAGCGAATGGCGAGCCTGTCGTATATTGTATTGATAAAATCTTGACCAATATATTGCCAGATAATTATTCGCATGATGAAGAATCGATGTTTGAGGTATTAAATCTTGAAGCTGGTGTAGAAATATCTTATGCCGTTGCTAATATTAAGCCATTGGGGTATCACGAGAAAATATCACCAATCTTACAATGCGATCCTGAAACCGCTTTACTTGTGCTCAAGCAATTACATTTTGATACGAATGATAGACCGATTTTATATTCATTAAACTATTTTAAAGCGGATAAGTTCAGCTTTCATGTATTGCGTAAGCGATTATAA
- a CDS encoding BMP family protein, with protein sequence MKKRKFGLAMSLVLATGTLLSACGSADEDKGGQADKGEAPAETVDFKVGMVTDTGGVDDKSFNQSAWEGLKDFGSEYNLAEGEGFKYLQSNNDAEYEPNLTTFADAGYDLTFGVGFLLEKPITKIAEQNPNSQFALIDSLLYDADFNAFYLDNVANITFKEHQGSFLVGLVAAKHTKTNKVGFIGGVESGLIKKFESGFKAGVKAVDPNMEVVVQYAGDFNDAAKGSSIATTMYEQGADVIYHAAGGTGNGVFTEAKNRKKNGEDVWVIGVDRDQHEEGLPENVTLTSMVKRVDVAVFEVSKRAMEGDFPGGEEVVFGLEEDGVRIAPTTDNVSEEALALVEEYEEKILNGELIVPATDDEYEEYLNTLQ encoded by the coding sequence ATGAAGAAAAGAAAATTTGGTTTAGCTATGTCATTAGTGTTGGCTACAGGTACACTTTTAAGTGCTTGTGGTAGTGCTGATGAAGACAAAGGTGGACAAGCTGATAAAGGTGAAGCACCAGCAGAAACTGTGGATTTCAAAGTAGGTATGGTAACAGATACTGGCGGTGTTGATGACAAATCATTTAACCAATCTGCTTGGGAAGGGTTGAAAGACTTCGGTAGCGAATATAACCTAGCTGAAGGTGAAGGTTTTAAATACTTGCAATCAAATAATGATGCAGAATATGAACCAAACTTAACTACGTTTGCTGACGCTGGTTATGATTTAACATTTGGAGTTGGCTTTTTATTAGAAAAACCAATCACTAAGATTGCTGAACAGAACCCAAATTCACAATTTGCGTTAATTGACAGCTTACTATATGATGCAGACTTTAATGCATTTTATTTGGATAATGTAGCAAATATTACGTTTAAAGAGCATCAAGGATCATTCTTGGTTGGACTTGTAGCTGCTAAGCATACGAAAACTAATAAAGTTGGTTTTATCGGTGGAGTAGAATCAGGATTAATTAAAAAGTTTGAAAGTGGCTTTAAAGCAGGCGTAAAAGCAGTAGATCCAAATATGGAAGTAGTTGTACAATATGCTGGTGATTTCAACGACGCAGCAAAAGGTTCTTCAATTGCAACAACGATGTATGAGCAAGGCGCAGATGTAATTTACCATGCTGCTGGTGGTACAGGTAACGGTGTATTTACTGAAGCGAAAAACCGTAAGAAAAACGGCGAAGATGTTTGGGTAATCGGTGTTGACCGTGACCAACATGAGGAAGGTTTGCCTGAAAATGTAACGTTAACTTCAATGGTTAAACGAGTAGACGTAGCTGTATTTGAAGTTTCTAAGCGTGCGATGGAAGGTGACTTCCCAGGTGGAGAAGAAGTTGTATTCGGTCTTGAAGAAGACGGTGTACGTATCGCTCCGACAACAGATAATGTTAGTGAAGAAGCATTAGCTTTAGTTGAAGAGTATGAAGAGAAAATTCTTAATGGTGAATTAATCGTTCCAGCTACTGATGATGAGTATGAGGAATATCTAAATACGCTTCAATAA
- a CDS encoding ABC transporter ATP-binding protein: MEYVIEMLNIRKEFPGIVANDNITLQVKKGEIHALLGENGAGKSTLMNVLFGLYQPEKGDIKVKGEKVKITDPNVANRLGIGMVHQHFMLVQNFSVTENIILGSEPTKGGKINIQDAAKSISEISEKYGLAVDPHAKIEDISVGMQQRVEILKTLYRGAEILIFDEPTAALTPQEISELIQIMKTLIKEGKSIILITHKLKEIMEVSDRCTVIRKGKGIGTVNVAETNPDELAALMVGREVHFKVDKEEAKPTNEVLTIDDLVVHDARNLPSVNGLNLAVKAGEILGIAGVDGNGQTELIEAITGLRKVKAGSIKLNNKEISMMPTRKITESGVGHIPQDRHKHGLVLDFSVGENIVLQTYYQQPYAKSGVLNYKNIYQKSAELIEEYDVRTPSEYTPARALSGGNQQKAIIAREVDRSPDLLIAAQPTRGLDVGAIEFIHSKLIEERDKGKAVLLVSLELDEVMNVSDRIAVIYEGEIVGIVDPKETNEQELGLLMAGGKLEKEGVS, translated from the coding sequence GTGGAATACGTGATTGAAATGTTAAATATAAGAAAAGAGTTTCCTGGAATCGTTGCCAATGACAATATTACACTACAAGTAAAAAAAGGTGAGATCCATGCTTTGTTAGGTGAAAATGGTGCCGGGAAATCAACATTAATGAATGTGTTGTTTGGCTTGTATCAGCCTGAAAAAGGGGATATCAAAGTAAAGGGAGAAAAAGTAAAAATTACTGACCCTAATGTAGCCAACCGTCTAGGAATTGGAATGGTACATCAGCATTTTATGCTAGTCCAAAATTTTTCAGTAACAGAGAATATTATTTTAGGTAGCGAACCGACAAAGGGTGGAAAAATTAATATTCAAGATGCCGCTAAGTCTATAAGTGAGATTTCTGAAAAATATGGCTTAGCCGTTGATCCACATGCAAAAATAGAAGATATATCTGTAGGAATGCAGCAACGGGTTGAAATACTAAAAACTTTATATCGTGGAGCGGAAATTTTAATATTTGATGAGCCGACTGCAGCACTAACTCCACAAGAAATTAGTGAACTTATTCAAATTATGAAAACGCTTATAAAAGAAGGAAAATCAATTATTCTTATTACTCATAAATTGAAAGAAATTATGGAAGTTAGCGATCGCTGTACGGTTATTCGTAAAGGAAAAGGGATTGGAACAGTGAATGTTGCTGAAACTAACCCGGATGAACTAGCTGCATTGATGGTCGGTCGTGAAGTGCATTTCAAAGTTGATAAAGAGGAAGCAAAACCTACAAATGAGGTTTTAACAATAGATGATTTAGTTGTGCATGATGCCAGGAATTTACCGAGTGTAAATGGACTCAACCTTGCAGTGAAAGCTGGAGAAATTCTTGGAATTGCAGGGGTCGATGGTAATGGTCAAACAGAATTAATTGAAGCAATTACTGGCTTACGTAAAGTCAAAGCCGGTTCTATTAAACTCAATAATAAAGAGATTAGTATGATGCCAACTCGAAAAATAACTGAATCAGGCGTTGGTCATATCCCTCAAGATCGACATAAGCATGGGTTAGTATTAGATTTTTCTGTTGGGGAAAATATTGTCTTGCAAACGTATTATCAACAACCGTACGCAAAATCCGGTGTGTTAAATTATAAAAATATATACCAAAAATCTGCTGAACTTATTGAAGAATATGATGTAAGAACACCAAGTGAATATACGCCAGCGAGGGCTCTATCAGGTGGGAATCAGCAAAAAGCAATCATTGCACGTGAAGTTGATCGAAGTCCAGATTTACTAATTGCGGCTCAGCCTACTCGTGGCCTTGATGTTGGAGCCATTGAATTCATACATTCGAAACTCATTGAGGAACGTGATAAAGGGAAAGCAGTACTACTCGTTTCATTGGAACTTGATGAAGTCATGAATGTAAGTGATCGCATCGCTGTCATTTATGAAGGGGAAATTGTCGGCATCGTTGATCCTAAGGAAACAAATGAACAAGAGCTAGGCCTGTTAATGGCTGGGGGTAAGCTTGAAAAAGAAGGTGTTTCGTGA
- a CDS encoding ABC transporter permease — translation MQKLLKNEKLINILIPVLAASLGLLAGAIIMLFTGYNPIEGYGALFEGMFGRPKAIGEVVRAMTPLILAGLAVAFAFKTGLFNIGVEGQLLVGWLAAVWVGSAFTLPSVIHVPLAILAAAVAGGFWGLIPGFLKARFKVHEVIVTIMMNYVALHTTAAIIKNYLYAGNERSQQINESASLTSSFLASITENSRLHYGIIVALLAAFIMWFILEKTSKGYELRAVGLNQHASQYAGMNVSRNIIMSMTISGAFAGVAGAMEGLGTFQSMTVMSAFTGTGFDGIAVALLGANHAIGVIFAAALFGGLKTAAPQMNFNANVPSELVQIVIALIIFFVASSYLIRWIITRLSKEGK, via the coding sequence ATGCAAAAACTATTAAAAAATGAAAAACTAATAAATATATTAATCCCTGTGCTAGCAGCCTCTCTCGGTTTGTTAGCTGGCGCAATCATTATGTTATTTACCGGCTATAACCCTATTGAAGGATATGGTGCATTGTTTGAGGGGATGTTTGGGAGACCAAAAGCAATTGGTGAAGTAGTTCGTGCGATGACTCCGCTAATTTTAGCTGGACTAGCTGTTGCCTTTGCATTTAAGACTGGATTATTCAACATCGGTGTTGAAGGTCAGCTTTTAGTCGGTTGGCTTGCAGCTGTTTGGGTCGGTTCAGCTTTTACTTTGCCTTCAGTTATACATGTACCATTAGCTATTTTGGCTGCAGCGGTTGCAGGAGGTTTTTGGGGACTGATTCCAGGTTTTTTAAAGGCTCGGTTTAAAGTACATGAAGTCATCGTAACAATTATGATGAACTACGTTGCTTTGCATACGACTGCCGCTATAATTAAGAATTATTTATATGCTGGTAATGAAAGATCTCAACAAATTAATGAAAGTGCGTCACTAACATCATCATTTTTAGCATCAATTACAGAAAATTCAAGACTTCATTACGGAATTATTGTTGCTTTATTAGCAGCATTTATTATGTGGTTTATCCTTGAAAAAACTTCTAAAGGCTATGAATTGAGAGCCGTAGGGCTCAACCAGCATGCATCGCAGTATGCAGGTATGAATGTTTCTCGTAATATTATTATGTCAATGACAATTTCTGGTGCTTTCGCTGGTGTCGCAGGTGCGATGGAAGGGTTAGGTACTTTCCAAAGTATGACAGTTATGTCGGCGTTTACAGGTACAGGGTTTGATGGAATCGCTGTTGCGTTGCTAGGGGCAAACCATGCCATTGGTGTTATTTTTGCTGCAGCATTGTTTGGTGGGTTAAAAACAGCAGCTCCACAAATGAACTTTAATGCAAATGTCCCTTCGGAGCTTGTTCAAATTGTCATAGCTCTTATCATCTTTTTTGTTGCATCAAGTTATCTTATCCGTTGGATAATTACACGCTTAAGCAAGGAGGGGAAATAA
- a CDS encoding ABC transporter permease, which yields MSVLDVLGIIIPVALLWAAPLIFTALGGVFSERSGVVNIGLEGLMIFGAFTGIVTTLSLQDSVGAAAPWIGVLVAAVASGLFALLHAVASITLKADQVVSGVAINFLALGLSVFLIKNIYGKGQTDSIAVRLDKIDVPFLSDIPVIGDIFFSSVPWTSYIAIALAFVVWFIIYKTPFGLRLRSVGEHPMAADTMGVNVTRMRYVGVMISGVLAGVGGAVYAATIQGNFAAGTISGQGFLALAAMIFGKWHPIGAMGAALFFGLAQSLSVIGATIPVLQDIPPVYLLIAPYVLTILALTGFVGRAEAPKALGTPYEKGKR from the coding sequence ATGAGTGTATTAGATGTGTTGGGAATTATTATTCCTGTTGCGTTATTATGGGCAGCTCCCCTCATTTTCACAGCATTAGGTGGCGTATTTAGTGAACGTTCTGGTGTAGTTAATATTGGTTTAGAAGGTTTAATGATATTTGGTGCATTTACTGGCATCGTGACAACGTTATCGCTTCAAGATTCAGTTGGTGCAGCAGCTCCTTGGATAGGTGTACTTGTTGCTGCAGTAGCCTCTGGACTTTTCGCGTTACTCCATGCTGTAGCGAGTATTACCCTAAAGGCTGATCAAGTTGTTAGTGGTGTCGCGATTAACTTTTTAGCTTTAGGTTTATCAGTGTTTTTAATTAAAAATATTTATGGTAAAGGTCAAACTGATTCAATAGCGGTTCGTTTAGATAAGATTGATGTACCATTTTTGTCAGACATTCCAGTTATCGGCGATATCTTTTTCTCAAGTGTGCCATGGACATCATATATTGCTATCGCGCTAGCATTTGTCGTTTGGTTTATCATCTATAAAACTCCATTCGGTTTAAGATTACGTTCTGTAGGTGAGCATCCTATGGCGGCTGATACGATGGGGGTAAATGTTACAAGGATGCGATATGTCGGTGTAATGATTTCTGGCGTATTAGCAGGAGTGGGTGGTGCAGTATATGCTGCAACCATTCAAGGGAATTTTGCCGCTGGCACGATATCTGGTCAAGGCTTTTTAGCACTAGCGGCAATGATTTTTGGTAAATGGCATCCTATCGGAGCGATGGGTGCAGCATTGTTTTTTGGTTTAGCACAATCTTTAAGCGTAATTGGGGCTACTATTCCAGTACTTCAAGATATTCCTCCAGTTTACTTGTTAATTGCACCATACGTATTAACAATTTTAGCTCTAACTGGGTTTGTAGGTCGTGCAGAAGCACCCAAAGCACTTGGAACCCCATACGAAAAAGGCAAACGATAA
- a CDS encoding pitrilysin family protein yields MSLFIEQERTIKGLRLHTIETEKFKTNTILMKWNAPLQKQDATLRALLPYVLQSGTRSLPSVKQLRSHLDDLYGATFDVDLAKKGEQHVISFKMEVANEKFLSDQTPLLQKAMQLFSEVIFAPYLEGNHFSEQIVEKEKRALKQRIQAVYDDKMRYANYRLVQEMCKDEPYSLHVNGELDEVDNITSASLYKYYERVLSEDEIDLYVIGSVNSSQIEQYVSNFFSFSERNARQSPKKNTYTVEKVNEIIEKQDVRQGKLNIGYRTKTTYADKEYFALQVFNGIFGGFSHSKLFINVREKASLAYYAASRLESHKGLLMVMSGIDVQNYDQAVNIIKEQMSAMKQGDFTDQELAQTKAVIKNQVLETIDHSRGLVEVLYHNVASNIHRSIDEWLNGIDGVTKEEIVAVAQDVQLDTIYFLTGMEASQA; encoded by the coding sequence ATGTCATTATTCATAGAGCAAGAACGCACCATCAAGGGATTAAGGTTACACACAATTGAAACGGAAAAATTTAAAACAAATACGATCTTAATGAAATGGAATGCCCCACTACAAAAACAAGACGCAACGTTAAGAGCACTGTTACCTTATGTATTGCAAAGCGGCACGCGGTCCTTACCATCTGTAAAACAGTTAAGGTCACACTTAGATGATTTATATGGAGCAACATTTGATGTGGATTTAGCAAAAAAAGGTGAACAACATGTCATCTCATTTAAAATGGAAGTTGCGAATGAAAAGTTTTTATCAGATCAAACACCTTTGCTACAAAAGGCTATGCAATTATTTTCTGAAGTCATTTTTGCACCATATCTCGAAGGTAATCATTTCTCCGAACAAATAGTAGAAAAAGAAAAAAGAGCCTTAAAACAGAGAATACAAGCGGTTTATGATGACAAAATGCGCTACGCTAATTATCGTTTAGTTCAAGAAATGTGTAAAGATGAGCCATACAGTTTGCATGTTAATGGTGAATTAGATGAAGTAGATAACATTACATCAGCAAGTCTTTATAAATACTATGAGCGAGTGCTGTCAGAAGATGAGATTGACTTGTACGTCATAGGAAGTGTAAATAGTTCTCAAATTGAACAATATGTTTCTAACTTTTTTTCATTTTCCGAAAGAAATGCCAGGCAGTCACCAAAGAAAAATACTTATACCGTAGAGAAGGTTAACGAAATTATTGAGAAGCAGGATGTGCGCCAAGGAAAGTTAAATATAGGCTATCGAACAAAAACGACCTATGCTGATAAGGAGTATTTTGCTTTACAAGTATTCAATGGCATATTCGGAGGTTTTTCGCATTCGAAATTATTTATAAACGTTAGGGAAAAAGCAAGCTTAGCATATTACGCTGCTTCAAGACTTGAAAGCCACAAAGGATTGTTAATGGTTATGTCAGGTATAGATGTTCAAAATTATGATCAAGCCGTAAATATCATTAAAGAGCAAATGTCAGCGATGAAACAAGGTGACTTTACTGATCAAGAGCTAGCACAAACAAAGGCTGTTATAAAAAATCAAGTACTTGAAACAATCGATCATTCACGTGGGTTAGTGGAAGTGCTATATCATAATGTTGCTTCAAATATTCATCGCTCTATTGATGAATGGCTCAATGGAATTGATGGTGTGACGAAGGAAGAAATTGTTGCTGTTGCGCAAGATGTACAATTAGATACGATTTATTTTTTAACAGGGATGGAGGCGAGTCAGGCATGA
- a CDS encoding pitrilysin family protein: protein MKKINFEQLEESLYYEKMSNGLDVYILPKPGFNKTYATFTTKYGSIDNRFTPLNSNEMVTVPDGIAHFLEHKLFEKEDGDVFQDFSKQGASANAFTSFTRTAYLFSSTDNVKLNLETLINFVQAPYFSDQSVDKEKGIIGQEITMYDDNPDWRLYFGLIQNMFQNHPVKIDIAGTIDSISHITKELLYECYETFYHPSNMLLFVVGPIDAEQIMHLIRENQSSKNYENQPDITRFEYNEPLEVAQKEQVLQMNVQSSKCMVGVKSPKIGRSGQELLKHELTINVMLDLLFGKSSTHYENLYQEGLIDDTFAYDYTEESSFGFAMVGGDTNDPDELTKRLREIMLDLKEQEITEEQLTRVKKKKIGAFLRAINSPEYIANQFTRYAFNDMDLFDVVPVLESLTIEDLTSAAVELFNEPQMTVCKVVPKQ, encoded by the coding sequence ATGAAGAAGATAAATTTTGAACAGCTAGAGGAGTCATTATATTATGAAAAAATGAGCAATGGTCTTGACGTCTACATTTTGCCGAAACCGGGTTTTAACAAAACTTATGCTACGTTTACGACGAAATATGGTTCAATTGACAATCGTTTTACGCCTTTAAATAGTAACGAGATGGTTACTGTACCTGATGGCATCGCTCATTTTTTAGAACATAAGTTATTCGAAAAAGAAGATGGTGATGTATTCCAGGATTTTAGTAAGCAAGGTGCTTCTGCAAATGCATTTACGTCCTTTACACGAACAGCATACCTTTTTTCTAGTACTGATAATGTAAAACTAAACCTTGAAACATTAATAAACTTTGTTCAGGCTCCGTATTTTTCTGATCAATCTGTTGACAAAGAAAAAGGTATCATCGGTCAAGAAATAACAATGTATGATGATAATCCTGACTGGCGTTTATATTTTGGCTTAATCCAAAATATGTTTCAGAATCACCCTGTAAAAATAGATATCGCTGGGACAATTGATTCAATTTCTCATATTACGAAAGAGCTGCTATATGAATGTTACGAAACATTTTATCATCCGAGTAATATGCTGTTATTTGTTGTTGGTCCAATTGATGCCGAACAAATAATGCATTTGATCCGAGAAAATCAATCGAGTAAAAACTATGAAAATCAACCGGACATTACCCGTTTCGAATACAATGAGCCTTTGGAAGTTGCACAAAAAGAACAAGTGCTACAAATGAATGTACAATCTTCAAAATGTATGGTAGGTGTGAAATCACCCAAAATAGGACGATCTGGTCAAGAGTTATTAAAGCATGAGCTAACGATAAATGTCATGCTAGATTTATTATTCGGTAAAAGCTCAACACATTATGAAAACCTCTATCAAGAAGGGCTAATAGATGACACATTTGCTTATGATTATACTGAGGAGTCGAGTTTTGGATTTGCAATGGTTGGTGGAGACACGAATGATCCAGATGAGTTAACGAAGCGTTTGCGTGAAATCATGCTTGATTTAAAAGAGCAAGAAATAACAGAGGAACAATTAACAAGAGTGAAAAAGAAAAAGATCGGAGCATTTTTAAGGGCAATAAATTCTCCTGAATATATTGCAAACCAATTTACACGTTATGCATTTAATGACATGGACCTCTTTGATGTAGTGCCTGTACTTGAATCGTTAACAATTGAGGATTTAACCAGTGCAGCTGTGGAATTATTCAATGAACCGCAAATGACAGTATGTAAAGTAGTTCCGAAACAATAA